In Panthera leo isolate Ple1 chromosome F3, P.leo_Ple1_pat1.1, whole genome shotgun sequence, one genomic interval encodes:
- the LOC122212416 gene encoding LOW QUALITY PROTEIN: 40S ribosomal protein S4-like (The sequence of the model RefSeq protein was modified relative to this genomic sequence to represent the inferred CDS: inserted 1 base in 1 codon; substituted 1 base at 1 genomic stop codon) → MACDPKKHLKHVVYPKHWMLDKLTHVCAPHPHKLRECLLFIIFLRNRLNYALTGDQVKICMQCFIKIDGKVQTDITYPAGFMDVIRIDKTGENFYLIYDTKSRFVVHQITPKKAKYKLYKVRKIFVGTKGILHLETHDARTIHYPDPLIKVNDSIQIDLETVNSTDFIKFDTGNLCMVTGGANLGRIGVITNRERYPGSFDVVHVKDANGSSFATWLSNXFVIGKSNKPXISLLCGKGICLTIAEERDKRLVAKQGNG, encoded by the exons ATGGCTTGTGATCCCAAGAAGCATCTGAAGCATGTAGTATATCCAAAGCATTGGATGCTGGATAAACTGACCCATGTGTGTGCCCCTCATCCTCATAAGCTGAGAGAATGtcttcttttcatcattttcctaAGGAACAGACTTAACTATGCCCTAACAGGAGATCAAGTAAAGATCTGTATGCAGTGTTTTATTAAGATTGATGGCAAGGTCCAAACTGATATAACCTACCCTGCTGGTTTTATGGATGTCATTCGCATTGACA agacTGGGGAGAATTTCTATCTGATCTATGACACCAAGAGTCGCTTTGTTGTTCATCAGATTACACCCAAGAAGGCCAAGTACAAATTGTACAAAGTGAGAAAGATCTTTGTGGGGACAAAAGGAATCCTTCATCTGGAGACCCATGATGCTCGTACCATCCACTATCCTGATCCCCTCATCAAGGTGAATGACAGCATTCAGATTGATTTAGAAACTGTAAATAGTACTGATTTCATCAAGTTTGACACTGGTAATCTTTGTATGGTGACTGGAGGTGCTAACCTAGGAAGAATTGGTGTGATCACCAACAGAGAGAGATACCCTGGTTCTTTTGATGTAGTTCACGTGAAAGATGCCAATGGCAGCAGCTTTGCCACCTGGCTGTCCA ATTTTGTTATTGGCAAAAGCAACAAACCAtaaatttctcttctctgtggAAAGGGTATCTGCCTCACCATTgctgaagagagagacaaaagactGGTGGCCAAACAGGGCAATGGGTAA